From one Babesia bovis T2Bo chromosome 3, whole genome shotgun sequence genomic stretch:
- a CDS encoding Alpha/beta hydrolase family protein has translation MSTHRRDIQQSSSTGCHKCGVLCLYGCIHVCRLRDAIISKAAFKPPLRPGYTLDDNGNFVLDAKLWPTRVVSNALSTHGIEARHRFIPGRIGKHISAVLIQLAGDKASNDKSEGRYNNDRELVVFSHGNSTDIGYMFPAYVNFCRNQRVDILAYDYSGYGLSDGEPAEKCLYSDIEHVYKYVRSWLKVKPELIILYGNSLGSVPSSYLASMPEKYPIGGLILDAPLSSAIRLQVGYVKKTPRFDAFANIEYLKSKALYPTLVIHGTSDGIIPIEHARDLAFVVEVRHAELMPEGNYTLQFDMESSKESCDDSVPVFSRPGIELIKQPEDLLRTWWVPGAGHNNIQLDYPEAYVRTIEVFFKLCTTWRINRKG, from the exons ATGTCTACACATCGGCgagatatacaacaaagCAGTAGTACAGGATGTCATAAATGTGGTGTCTTGTGTCTATACGGCTGCATTCACGTTTG CCGACTTAGGGACGCTATCATCAGTAAAGCCGCGTTCAAGCCACCACTAAGACCGGGATACACACTCGATGATAACGGTAATTTTGTATTGGACGCCAAGCTGTGGCCTACACGGGTCGTCAGCAACGCTCTATCAACACATGGCATTGAGGCGCGACATAGATTCATACCAGGCCGTATTGGCAAACATATATCGGCAGTATTGATACAGCTAGCGGGAGATAAGGCATCCAATGATAAATCCGAAGGACGCTACAACAATGACCGAGAACTTGTTGTCTTCAGCCATGGCAACAGCACTGATATCGGCTATATGTTTCCCGCGTACGTCAATTTTTGCAGAAATCAAAGAGTAGATATACTGGCATACGACTACAGCGGATACGGGCTGTCTGACGGTGAACCTGCTGAAAAGTGCCTCTACAGTGATATCGAACACGTATACAAGTATGTCAGAAGTTGGCTGAAAGTAAAGCCGGAACTGATCATCCTATACGGTAACTCACTAGGATCTGTACCATCCTCTTATTTGGCCAGCATGCCCGAGAAATATCCAATAGGCGGGCTTATTCTAGACGCTCCACTGTCATCAGCCATAAGGTTACAGGTAGGCTACGTTAAGAAGACGCCGCGATTCGATGCTTTCGCCAATATAGAGTACCTCAAGAGCAAGGCATTGTACCCGACACTTGTTATACACGGTACATCTGATGGGATCATACCGATCGAACACGCACGAGACCTAGCTTTCGTGGTTGAGGTACGACATGCTGAACTCATGCCCGAAGGAAACTATACCCTGCAATTTGATATGGAATCTAGCAAAGAATCATGCGATGATAGCGTACCCGTGTTCAGCCGTCCTGGCATCGAACTGATTAAACAACCAGAGGACCTACTCCGCACATGGTGGGTACCAGGTGCTGGACATAACAACATACAATTGGATTACCCAGAAGCTTATGTCCGTACTATTGAGGTGTTTTTTAAACTATGTACAACATGGAGAATTAATAGAAAAGGTTAA